The Deinococcus puniceus genome segment CGACGTGGTCTGGCCCGGCCTGCTGTCTCAGCACTTCGTTGACCTGAAGACCAAGGTGCCCGCCGCCGAAGTCAACCAGCACTTCAAAGGCATCGTGGCCGCCAACACCGTGAACGGCAAACTCGTGGCTCTGCCCTGGTTTACCGACGCGGGCCTGCTGTACTACCGCACCGACCTGCTGACCAAGTACGGCTACAAGACCGCCCCCAAGACCTGGGCTGAAATGGCCGCTATGGCCAAGAAGATTCAGGACGGCGAGCAGAAGACCAACAAGTCCTTCACCGGCTTCGTGTGGCAGGGCAAGAACTATGAGGGCCTGACCTGCAACGCGCTGGAATGGGTTGTTTCCTTCGGCGGCGGAACCATCATCGACGACAAGGGCAACGTGACCATCAACAACGCCCGCGCCGCCGCCGCGCTTGACGCCGCCGCAAGCTGGGTCAAGAGCGTTTCTCCCGCAGGCGTCACCACCTACGGCGAAGAAGAAGCACGCGGTATTTTCCAGTCGGGCAACGCCGCGTTTATGCGCAACTGGCCCTACGCCTGGGCACTCGGCCAAGGCGACGACTCCAAGATCAAAGGCAAGATCGGCGTCGCTCCCCTGCCTTCCGGCACCGGTGGCAAACCCGCCGCCACGCTGGGCGGTTGGCAGCTCGGCGTCAGCACCTACTCCAAGAACCAGGCCACCGCGATTTCGCTGGTGCGCTACCTCGCTGGCCCCGAAGAGCAGAAGATCCGCGCCATTGAAGGCACCTACAACCCCACCATCGAGCGCCTCTACAAAGATCAGGCCATCCTGAAGGCCAACCCCTTCTTCGGCAGCCTGCTCAGCGTGTTCACCAACGCCGTCGCGCGTCCTTCCGGCCCCACCAAGAGCAAGTACAACCAAGTTTCTCAGGCCTTCAGCTCCGCTGTCAGCGATGTTCTGAACGGCAAGAGCAAGGGCGCGGCAGCGGTTGCCAAACTCTCCACCGACCTCGCCCGCATCAAGGGACGTGGCTGGTAATCCTTAACCGCGCTCTCTCCTGAGCGTGCCGGGAGGACGTCCACACACCGGGCGTCCTCCTTTTTCAGATCAACGCTTTATTTTTGTCGAATATCTCTCATATCAGGTACTTCTCATGACATGGGATTGGGCGAAGATGCACTGTAAGTTTTCCAGCCTCTGATCAAGTTTCGCCCCTCTTCGCACCGCCGCCGCACGGCACCCAATGCGGCCACCATCCTGCCCCACCGGGCGGAACAGGGGGACATTCATGACCACCGATGCCACACCCAAACTTGCCGCACCCATCAGACGCCGGGGAATTGAGGCCGCCCGCGCCCAGCAGGCCCTGTGGTTGC includes the following:
- a CDS encoding ABC transporter substrate-binding protein yields the protein MKKAIAIIGLTAVIAANSQAAAVTVTLACGAVGQELELCKAGADRWAKKTGNTVKIFESPNLTNDRLGLYQQQLAAKSSDIDVYQLDVVWPGLLSQHFVDLKTKVPAAEVNQHFKGIVAANTVNGKLVALPWFTDAGLLYYRTDLLTKYGYKTAPKTWAEMAAMAKKIQDGEQKTNKSFTGFVWQGKNYEGLTCNALEWVVSFGGGTIIDDKGNVTINNARAAAALDAAASWVKSVSPAGVTTYGEEEARGIFQSGNAAFMRNWPYAWALGQGDDSKIKGKIGVAPLPSGTGGKPAATLGGWQLGVSTYSKNQATAISLVRYLAGPEEQKIRAIEGTYNPTIERLYKDQAILKANPFFGSLLSVFTNAVARPSGPTKSKYNQVSQAFSSAVSDVLNGKSKGAAAVAKLSTDLARIKGRGW